A genome region from Solirubrobacter pauli includes the following:
- a CDS encoding SDR family NAD(P)-dependent oxidoreductase, whose product MQSNRLEGKTALITGATSNIGRAIALAYGAEGARVVVSGRDATRGAEVAAASGGTFIAADLDGSPQASEALATAATDALGGRIDILVNSAATYPSSADVVIDEAWFDRMFAVNVKAPHFLIEAVAPRMAEHGGGAIINLGSWVARLGVPSPVYTGTKGAVEAMTRAYSALYGPSGVRVNGISPGVIQEPGNPSAVMMRGTPAADLGTPEAIAPAAVYLASDESAFVHGIVLDVDGGRTGVAVIAA is encoded by the coding sequence GTGCAGTCCAATCGACTCGAAGGCAAGACCGCGCTGATCACCGGCGCCACCAGCAACATCGGCCGCGCGATCGCGCTGGCCTACGGTGCCGAGGGCGCCCGCGTCGTCGTCAGCGGCCGCGACGCCACTCGCGGGGCGGAGGTCGCGGCCGCGTCCGGCGGCACCTTCATCGCCGCCGACCTCGACGGTTCGCCGCAGGCGTCCGAAGCCCTCGCGACGGCGGCCACCGACGCGCTGGGCGGCCGCATCGACATCCTCGTCAACAGCGCGGCCACGTACCCCTCGTCCGCGGACGTCGTGATCGACGAGGCGTGGTTCGACCGCATGTTCGCGGTCAACGTGAAGGCCCCGCACTTCCTGATCGAGGCCGTCGCCCCGCGCATGGCCGAGCACGGCGGTGGCGCGATCATCAACCTCGGATCGTGGGTCGCCCGGCTCGGCGTCCCGAGCCCCGTCTACACCGGCACGAAGGGCGCCGTCGAGGCGATGACCCGGGCCTACTCCGCGCTCTACGGGCCGAGCGGCGTCCGCGTGAACGGCATCTCGCCGGGCGTGATCCAGGAGCCGGGCAACCCGAGCGCGGTGATGATGCGCGGCACCCCGGCGGCAGACCTCGGCACGCCGGAGGCGATCGCGCCCGCGGCGGTCTACCTCGCGAGCGACGAGTCGGCGTTCGTCCACGGCATCGTGCTCGACGTGGACGGCGGCCGGACGGGGGTGGCGGTGATCGCCGCGTAA
- a CDS encoding TetR/AcrR family transcriptional regulator — MPATTTKGAATRARIVETAADLVLQRGVGRTSLDDIRAGTGTSKSQLFHYFPAGKAELVEAIAAFQAERVLDAQRPHLDELDNFESWERWRDAVLAHYGAQRHLACPISALTLEAGVDASAHMERWQGYIEAGVARMGVDDDGRTALAVFAALQGGLLLMRAQQSLEPLRAALDGALIILRSASTPACVDVLTERARPSR, encoded by the coding sequence ATGCCGGCCACCACCACCAAGGGCGCAGCGACACGGGCACGGATCGTCGAGACCGCGGCCGACCTCGTGCTCCAGCGGGGCGTCGGCCGCACATCACTGGACGACATCCGCGCCGGCACCGGCACGAGCAAGAGCCAGCTCTTCCACTACTTCCCCGCCGGCAAGGCCGAGCTGGTCGAGGCGATCGCCGCCTTCCAGGCCGAGCGGGTCCTCGACGCGCAGCGCCCGCACCTCGACGAGCTCGACAACTTCGAGTCGTGGGAGCGCTGGCGGGACGCGGTGCTGGCGCACTACGGCGCACAGCGCCACCTCGCCTGTCCGATCAGCGCGCTCACGCTCGAGGCCGGCGTCGACGCCTCCGCGCACATGGAGCGCTGGCAGGGCTACATCGAGGCGGGCGTCGCGCGGATGGGCGTCGACGACGACGGCCGCACGGCGCTCGCGGTCTTCGCCGCGCTGCAGGGCGGGCTGCTGCTGATGCGTGCGCAGCAGTCGCTGGAGCCGCTGCGCGCGGCGCTGGACGGCGCGCTGATCATCCTGCGGAGTGCGTCGACGCCGGCGTGCGTCGACGTGCTCACGGAACGAGCACGACCTTCCCGGTGA
- a CDS encoding phosphoglycerate kinase, translating into MRTLDDLDVAGKRVLVRVDFNVPLDDDRNITDDARIQAALPTLKELREKGASGLVLLAHLGRPKGGPDPKFSLKPAADRLAELLGTDVALAPDLDDVPAGDVVMVENVRFFEGETKNSEDLARRYAALADVYVNDAFGAAHRAHASTEAVAHLLPSAAGRLLEREVTTLNGILEDPKRPLVAVVGGAKVTDKIGVLEAFLEQADTVLIGGAMCFPFFKAQGHEVGASLCEEEGLEPAKALLGNEKLELPSDLVAGRAFSADTEVQPLDGIDVPEGWMGLDVGPGTAERYGSIIAAAGTVFWNGPMGAFELEPFAAGTKAVAEAMAATDATTVVGGGDSAAALAQFGLADRVSHLSTGGGASLELIEGKELPGVKALS; encoded by the coding sequence GTGCGCACGCTTGATGATCTGGACGTCGCCGGCAAGCGCGTCCTCGTCCGCGTGGACTTCAACGTCCCGCTGGACGACGACCGCAACATCACCGACGACGCCCGCATCCAGGCTGCGCTGCCCACGCTGAAGGAGCTGCGCGAGAAGGGGGCGAGCGGTCTCGTGCTGCTCGCCCACCTGGGCCGCCCCAAGGGCGGTCCGGACCCGAAGTTCTCGCTCAAGCCGGCGGCCGACCGCCTGGCCGAGCTGCTCGGCACCGACGTCGCGCTGGCGCCCGACCTCGATGACGTCCCCGCCGGGGACGTCGTGATGGTCGAGAACGTCCGCTTCTTCGAGGGCGAGACCAAGAACAGCGAGGACCTGGCGAGGCGCTACGCGGCGCTCGCCGACGTCTACGTCAACGACGCGTTCGGCGCGGCGCACCGCGCGCACGCCTCCACGGAGGCGGTCGCGCACCTGCTGCCGTCGGCCGCGGGGCGCCTGCTCGAGCGTGAGGTCACGACGCTCAACGGCATCCTCGAGGACCCGAAGCGGCCGCTCGTCGCGGTCGTCGGTGGCGCGAAGGTGACGGACAAGATCGGCGTGCTCGAGGCGTTCCTCGAGCAGGCGGACACGGTTCTGATCGGCGGCGCGATGTGCTTCCCGTTCTTCAAGGCCCAGGGCCATGAGGTCGGGGCTTCGCTGTGCGAGGAGGAGGGCCTGGAGCCCGCCAAGGCGCTGCTCGGCAACGAGAAGCTCGAGCTGCCGTCCGACCTCGTCGCCGGCCGCGCGTTCAGCGCCGACACCGAGGTCCAGCCGCTCGACGGCATCGACGTGCCCGAGGGCTGGATGGGCCTGGACGTCGGGCCGGGGACGGCGGAGCGCTACGGCTCCATCATCGCCGCGGCGGGCACGGTGTTCTGGAACGGCCCGATGGGCGCGTTCGAGCTCGAGCCGTTCGCCGCGGGCACGAAGGCCGTCGCCGAGGCGATGGCCGCCACCGACGCCACGACGGTCGTCGGCGGCGGGGATTCCGCCGCGGCGCTGGCCCAGTTCGGGCTGGCCGACCGCGTCAGCCACCTCTCCACGGGCGGCGGAGCTTCGCTGGAGCTGATCGAGGGCAAGGAATTGCCGGGAGTGAAGGCCCTGTCATGA
- a CDS encoding MarR family winged helix-turn-helix transcriptional regulator has product MAVPETRVDLTETELAAWRGLLRVHTALVKALDAELAAAHDLPLSSYEVLITLESAPNRKRRMAELADSVLLSRSGMTRLVDRLERDGLLVRDTCTDDGRGCFAVLTDKGAELLERARPTHLEGVRERFLTHFSEDELRTFASAWERVLPGAASTD; this is encoded by the coding sequence ATGGCGGTACCTGAGACACGCGTGGATCTGACGGAGACGGAGCTGGCGGCCTGGCGGGGGCTTTTGCGGGTGCACACAGCGCTCGTGAAGGCCCTGGACGCCGAGCTGGCGGCGGCGCACGACCTCCCGTTGAGCTCGTACGAAGTGCTCATCACGCTGGAGTCGGCGCCGAACCGCAAGCGGCGGATGGCCGAGCTCGCGGACTCGGTGCTGCTGTCGCGGTCCGGCATGACCCGCCTGGTCGACCGGCTGGAGCGTGACGGCCTGCTCGTCCGCGACACGTGCACGGACGACGGCCGCGGCTGCTTCGCCGTCCTCACGGACAAGGGCGCGGAGCTGCTCGAGCGCGCACGTCCCACGCACCTGGAGGGTGTGCGGGAGCGCTTCCTCACGCACTTCTCCGAGGACGAGCTGCGCACCTTCGCGTCCGCCTGGGAGCGCGTGCTGCCGGGCGCCGCCTCCACGGACTGA
- the tpiA gene encoding triose-phosphate isomerase: MSRKPFIAGNWKLNNTIAEAEELIQGLLPRVGAVEDVDVVVAPSFLSLSAVVDSARGSAVQVYAQNMHEKDSGAFTGEVSAPMLAEIDVQGVILGHSERRQYFGETDRALQLKVPRALEAGLIPILCVGETEEEREQGDTERRLRHQVQEGLEKVPVDQLSTVVVAYEPIWAIGTGLTATPEQAQETCGFVRALVQGFDKEAGNAVRVLYGGSLKPDNAAEILGQPDIDGALVGGASLDAESFGAIVKAAQQA, translated from the coding sequence ATGAGCCGCAAACCGTTCATCGCCGGCAACTGGAAGCTGAACAACACGATCGCCGAGGCGGAGGAGCTCATCCAGGGGCTCCTCCCGCGGGTCGGCGCGGTCGAGGACGTCGACGTCGTCGTCGCGCCCTCGTTCCTGTCGCTGAGCGCGGTCGTCGACAGCGCCCGCGGCAGCGCGGTCCAGGTCTACGCGCAGAACATGCACGAGAAGGACTCGGGCGCGTTCACCGGCGAGGTTTCGGCCCCGATGCTGGCCGAGATCGACGTCCAGGGCGTGATCCTTGGGCACTCCGAGCGCCGGCAGTACTTCGGCGAGACCGACCGCGCGCTGCAGCTGAAGGTCCCGCGGGCGCTGGAGGCCGGGCTCATCCCGATCCTCTGCGTCGGTGAGACCGAGGAGGAGCGCGAGCAGGGCGACACCGAGCGCCGGCTGCGTCACCAGGTCCAGGAGGGTCTGGAGAAGGTGCCGGTCGACCAGCTCTCCACCGTCGTCGTCGCCTACGAGCCCATCTGGGCGATCGGCACCGGCCTGACGGCCACGCCGGAGCAGGCGCAGGAGACGTGCGGCTTCGTCCGCGCGCTCGTGCAGGGCTTCGACAAGGAGGCCGGGAACGCCGTGCGCGTGCTCTACGGCGGCTCTCTGAAGCCCGACAACGCGGCCGAGATCCTCGGCCAGCCGGACATCGACGGCGCGCTCGTCGGTGGCGCTTCGCTGGACGCCGAGTCCTTCGGCGCAATCGTGAAGGCGGCGCAGCAGGCATGA
- the gpmI gene encoding 2,3-bisphosphoglycerate-independent phosphoglycerate mutase, whose amino-acid sequence MTVPHVALIVLDGWGLAPDGPGNAVSLAKTPVFDELWKTRPHTTLTAMGPSVGLPEGQMGNSEVGHLNLGAGAIVPQDLARIDKAVEDGTLAENEVLLGALEDAPRVHLIGLVSDGGVHSSDRHLKALIELANAKASGDVIVHAFTDGRDTSPTGGKRYLADVESWGGRVGTVIGRYFAMDRDKRWDRVQKAYDLLVHGNAEHHVDSAPEAAEQAYERGETDEFIAATTVGEEAKIRPGDSVIAFNFRPDRMREITLALCDPSFSDVDRGGAEVIDRYITLAEYDEDWDYPVVFPPKRPAITIGKVIADEGLGQLHVAETEKYPHVTYFFNGGEEHPYTGEVRELAPSPRDVATYDLKPEMAAVEAANGFVEHFNAEKPAFAIINFANPDMVGHTGVIEAAVKAVETVDEQLGRVVEAVHAAGGACLVTADHGNCDHMLNEDGSVNTAHSLNPVPFIVTAGADSLDGEGILADVAPTALALLGIEQPSAMTGRSLLGT is encoded by the coding sequence ATGACCGTCCCGCACGTCGCGCTCATCGTCCTGGACGGCTGGGGGCTCGCCCCCGACGGCCCGGGCAACGCCGTGTCGCTCGCGAAGACCCCGGTCTTCGACGAGCTGTGGAAGACCCGCCCGCACACGACGCTCACGGCCATGGGCCCGAGCGTCGGCCTGCCCGAGGGGCAGATGGGCAACTCGGAGGTCGGCCATCTCAACCTCGGCGCGGGCGCGATCGTGCCGCAGGACTTGGCGCGCATCGACAAGGCCGTGGAAGACGGCACGCTGGCCGAGAACGAGGTGCTGCTCGGCGCGCTCGAGGATGCGCCGCGCGTGCACCTGATCGGGCTCGTGTCCGACGGCGGCGTGCACTCCTCCGACCGGCACCTGAAGGCGCTGATCGAGCTCGCCAACGCGAAAGCGTCGGGCGACGTGATCGTCCACGCCTTCACCGACGGCCGGGACACGTCGCCCACCGGCGGCAAGCGGTACCTGGCGGACGTCGAGTCGTGGGGCGGCCGCGTGGGAACGGTCATCGGCCGCTACTTCGCGATGGATCGCGACAAGCGCTGGGACCGGGTGCAGAAGGCCTACGACCTGCTCGTGCACGGGAACGCCGAGCACCACGTCGACTCCGCTCCGGAGGCGGCCGAGCAGGCGTACGAGCGTGGCGAGACGGACGAGTTCATCGCCGCCACGACGGTCGGCGAGGAGGCGAAGATCCGCCCCGGCGACTCCGTGATCGCGTTCAACTTCCGGCCCGACCGGATGCGCGAGATCACGCTCGCGCTGTGCGACCCGTCGTTCTCGGACGTCGATCGCGGTGGGGCGGAGGTCATCGACCGCTACATCACGCTCGCCGAGTACGACGAGGACTGGGATTATCCGGTCGTGTTCCCGCCCAAGCGGCCGGCGATCACGATCGGCAAGGTCATCGCCGACGAGGGCCTCGGCCAGCTGCACGTCGCCGAGACCGAGAAGTACCCGCACGTGACGTACTTCTTCAACGGCGGCGAGGAGCACCCGTACACGGGCGAGGTGCGCGAGCTCGCGCCGTCCCCGCGCGACGTCGCGACGTACGACCTCAAGCCGGAGATGGCGGCGGTCGAGGCGGCGAACGGCTTCGTCGAGCACTTCAACGCCGAGAAGCCGGCGTTCGCGATCATCAACTTCGCGAACCCGGACATGGTCGGGCACACGGGCGTGATCGAGGCGGCCGTGAAGGCCGTGGAGACCGTCGACGAGCAGCTCGGACGCGTCGTGGAGGCCGTGCACGCGGCCGGCGGCGCGTGCCTGGTCACGGCCGACCACGGCAACTGCGACCACATGCTCAACGAGGACGGGTCCGTCAACACGGCGCACTCGCTCAACCCGGTGCCGTTCATCGTCACCGCGGGAGCCGATTCGCTCGACGGCGAGGGCATCCTCGCCGACGTCGCGCCGACGGCGCTGGCGCTCTTGGGCATCGAGCAACCGTCGGCGATGACGGGCCGCTCACTGCTCGGGACGTAG
- the gap gene encoding type I glyceraldehyde-3-phosphate dehydrogenase — MAVRVGINGFGRIGRNVFRAAHEAGADVEIVAVNDLTDAKTLGHLLKYDSVFGPFPGEVSVSDAGLVVNGNEVKVLSERDPGALPWGDLNVDVVIESTGFFTKREDAAKHLAAGAKKVIISAPATEPDATVVLGVNFDEVYDAEKHDVISNASCTTNCLAPVAKVLHDLVGIEKGLMTTIHAYTADQRLQDAPHKDLRRARAAAVNLVPASTGAAKAIGLVIPELQGKLNGFAVRAPVPTGSVVDLTIVAKRDTTVEEVNEAVKAASGNGILRYTDDPIVSSDIVKDPHSSIFDSQLTSVLDGNLVKIVTWYDNEWGYSNRVVDLAQKVLVRAHA, encoded by the coding sequence ATGGCTGTACGTGTCGGCATCAACGGCTTCGGCCGCATCGGCCGCAACGTCTTCCGCGCGGCCCACGAGGCCGGCGCTGACGTCGAGATCGTCGCGGTGAACGACCTGACGGACGCGAAGACGCTGGGTCACCTGCTCAAGTACGACTCGGTCTTCGGTCCGTTCCCCGGCGAGGTGTCCGTCTCGGACGCCGGCCTGGTCGTGAACGGCAACGAGGTCAAGGTCCTCAGCGAGCGCGACCCGGGTGCGCTGCCCTGGGGCGACCTCAACGTCGACGTCGTGATCGAGTCCACGGGCTTCTTCACCAAGCGTGAGGACGCCGCCAAGCACCTCGCGGCGGGCGCCAAGAAGGTCATCATCTCCGCGCCGGCGACCGAGCCGGACGCGACCGTCGTCCTGGGCGTGAACTTCGACGAGGTCTACGACGCGGAGAAGCACGACGTCATCTCCAACGCGTCGTGCACCACGAACTGCCTCGCGCCGGTCGCCAAGGTCCTCCACGACCTCGTCGGCATCGAGAAGGGCCTGATGACGACGATCCACGCCTACACGGCGGATCAGCGCCTCCAGGACGCGCCCCACAAGGACCTGCGTCGCGCCCGCGCCGCGGCCGTCAACCTCGTCCCGGCCTCCACGGGTGCGGCGAAGGCCATCGGCCTCGTCATCCCGGAGCTGCAGGGCAAGCTCAACGGCTTCGCGGTGCGCGCCCCCGTCCCGACCGGCTCGGTCGTGGACCTCACGATCGTCGCCAAGCGCGACACCACGGTCGAGGAGGTCAACGAGGCCGTCAAGGCGGCGTCGGGCAACGGCATCCTGCGCTACACCGACGACCCGATCGTGTCCTCGGACATCGTCAAGGACCCGCACAGCTCGATCTTCGACTCGCAGCTGACGTCGGTGCTCGACGGCAACCTGGTCAAGATCGTGACCTGGTACGACAACGAGTGGGGCTACTCGAACCGCGTGGTCGACCTCGCCCAGAAGGTGCTGGTGCGTGCGCACGCTTGA